One window from the genome of Salvia miltiorrhiza cultivar Shanhuang (shh) chromosome 7, IMPLAD_Smil_shh, whole genome shotgun sequence encodes:
- the LOC130991903 gene encoding translationally-controlled tumor protein homolog, whose amino-acid sequence MLVYQDLLTGDELLSDSFPYKEIENGALWEVEGKWVVTGSVDVDIGANPSAEGGGEDEGVDDQAVKVVDIVDTFRLQEQPPFDKKQFIGYIKKYIKTLTPKLDAEKQDEFKKSIEGATKYLVSKIKDLQFFVGESMHDDSSLVFAYYKEGATDPTFLYFAHGLKEIKC is encoded by the exons ATGTTGGTTTATCAAGATTTGCTCACCG GTGATGAACTCCTCTCCGACTCTTTTCCCTATAAGGAAATCGAGAATGGAGCTCTATGGGAAGTCGAGGGAAAG TGGGTAGTTACTGGATCAGTTGATGTCGACATTGGTGCAAATCCTTCTGCCGAAGGTGGTGGGGAGGATGAAGGTGTTGATGACCAAGCAGTCAAAGTTGTTGACATTGTCGACACATTCAGGCTGCAG GAGCAACCTCCCTTTGACAAGAAGCAATTCATTGGTTATATCAAGAAGTACATTAAGACGTTGACCCCTAAGCTCGATGCTGAGAAGCAAGACGAGTTTAAGAAGTCCATTGAGGGAGCAACCAAGTATCTGGTCTCTAAAATCAAAGATCTTCAATT TTTTGTCGGAGAGAGCATGCACGATGATAGCTCCTTGGTGTTTGCCTACTACAAGGAAGGTGCGACCGATCCAACATTTTTGTACTTCGCCCATGGTTTGAAGGAAATCAAGTGTTGA
- the LOC130991757 gene encoding uncharacterized protein LOC130991757: MDEVIARVVADLEAQSPISQSFLRDLDTLLDFTLKTNDTIDIENFYNELSSRNLSLNSLTNAISTAMDSGVSSSNSVLASKVYLSLLLSPNSPVFTLFTPMAFLSLLRVIRLAVKNPSSAPREGSASRSAGAKKKGKRKNGGNQARVEIRDFVENEGEERSYDVKDLFFLIEKLEMVMGLIHLDRFPDCLKALVQTVTEIPMTAADSWDLGSFRRLCELCSRILSEALRGEHGDLGGTAAEVLKALRPLILLPKCQVRSFGLGFVVNRMVEMGEDSDEIKKAVANMPKFLLQRAPEKTEPRASAVESIMEIVKALDCDHQVEFADYVVRMSQGKTQFRVLSVDLIPVLLMSLKGAFEFDVVERVDDSWGLKLLQALIQRCSDSTAVVRARALTNLAQVVVSLSGNDGSRAVLKEVMGHGGEGIDGMSKILKLRCVDEKAAVRKAALLLISKSMSLLGDELDEELLKTVGMACSDPLVSIRKVAISALSEAFRKYSTRLVTKEWMHSVTRLIGDNETSIQEECESLFSELVLDRVSRACDKKGKNSSLNIDAESVYTERVLGLLKELCDGEVSPWVKKICLSLGKKKKLQRQTATSLQNIIRDSEAQWVHDSMPMGNWTAPQGAWFLLSEVSAFVPKAVDWEFLHHHWQLLDNNKPVSELQSPIGSGFMDEEMVDVESHSITWMGDRVYLLQTISNVSMDLPPEPAADLAQNFLKRLERFNMHPTEVDAHIKALRTLCRRKALNQEEAETLVMRWVDQLQYKASQVLESYMSKISNSDKESNLLTPPQASVSQRGSKTADSKSLAQAIIAIYTIGSLVIICPSASLKDLVPTVHSIITSGNSDPKSSKLPTLAVSVKQLAPSLYVHAWLAMGKICLADGKLAKRYIPLFVQELEKSESATVRNNIVVTMADFCVRYTAMVDCYMSKITKCLRDPCELVRRQTFILLGRLLQRDYVKWRGLLFLRFLLCLVDESEKIRQLAAFLFGNILKAKAPLLAYNSFVESIFVLNDCNAHTGRSNSTSSRNENRLFTIRGNDEQSRSQRMHIYSTLLKQMAPEHLLATFAKVCAEILAAASDGMLSLEDTTAQSVIQDAFLVLSSKEIRIQSSHGASSEAAEIEEEGGDGGGTSTSASKGRAITQAVRKGLIQNAIPIFIELKRLLESKNSPLLGALMDCLRILLKDYKNEIDDILVADRQLQKELVYDMQRYESMKAKNTAADAVATVRRSEAFQSPNGVAKAKETTNPNTIRSKLPRNLQSNSKVASAVADAAAAATARSVLREVHAGASTPLGSMSVPKLKSWRGEAPSHGGEKPAEVIESLRRRQFFDSDDEN, encoded by the exons ATGGATGAAGTGATAGCTCGAGTAGTTGCAGATCTCGAAGCTCAATCACCAATTTCACAATCCTTTCTCAGAGATTTAGACACCCTCTTGGATTTCACTCTCAAGACCAACGACACAATCGACATCGAGAATTTCTACAATGAACTTTCTTCAAGAAACCTCTCCCTCAATTCACTCACAAATGCCATTTCCACAGCCATGGATTCAGGCGTTAGCTCCAGCAATTCAGTTCTGGCATCAAAGGTGTATCTCTCGCTGTTGTTATCCCCAAATTCCCCTGTTTTCACTCTGTTTACTCCCATggctttcctctctcttctccgcGTAATACGATTGGCCGTCAAGAACCCTTCCTCGGCCCCAAGGGAAGGCTCCGCGTCTCGAAGCGCAGGCGCGAAGAAAAAGGGGaagagaaaaaatggagggaatCAGGCTAGGGTTGAAATTAGGGATTTTGTGGAGAATGAAGGGGAAGAGAGGAGTTATGATGTGAAAGACTTGTTTTTTCTGATTGAGAAGCTCGAAATGGTGATGGGCTTGATTCATTTGGACCGATTTCCCGATTGCTTGAAGGCTTTGGTTCAGACAGTGACTGAGATTCCGATGACGGCTGCTGATTCTTGGGATTTGGGGAGTTTTAGGCGGCTTTGTGAGCTGTGTTCGAGGATTTTGAGTGAGGCATTGAGAGGTGAGCATGGGGATTTGGGGGGTACTGCGGCGGAGGTGTTGAAGGCGTTGAGGCCGTTGATTTTGCTGCCTAAGTGTCAAGTGAGGAGCTTTGGCTTGGGATTTGTGGTGAATAGGATGGTGGAGATGGGTGAGGATTCGGATGAGATTAAGAAGGCCGTTGCTAACATGCCTaagttcttgctgcagagggCACCAGAGAAGACTGAGCCGAGGGCTTCAGCAGTTGAGTCGATAATGGAGATTGTGAAGGCTTTGGATTGTGATCATCAGGTTGAGTTTGCTGATTATGTGGTGAGGATGAGCCAGGGGAAGACGCAGTTTCGTGTTCTGTCAGTGGATTTGATACCTGTTTTGTTGATGTCTTTGAAAGGTGCTTTTGAATTTGATGTGGTTGAGAGGGTTGACGATTCTTGGGGTTTGAAGCTGTTGCAAGCATTGATTCAGCGCTGCTCTGATTCGACAGCTGTGGTTAGAGCTAGAGCTTTGACAAACCTAGCTCAGGTTGTGGTGTCCTTGTCTGGAAATGATGGAAGTAGGGCAGTGTTGAAGGAGGTGATGGGACACGGGGGTGAGGGGATCGATGGGATGAGCAAGATTCTCAAGCTACGTTGTGTAGATGAGAAGGCTGCTGTCCGAAAAGCAGCACTTCTGCTAATATCAAAATCAATGTCGTTGTTGGGAGACGAACTTGATGAAGAACTGCTGAAGACAGTAGGCATGGCTTGCTCCGATCCACTTGTTAGTATTAGAAAAGTGGCAATATCTGCTCTATCTGAG GCCTTTAGGAAATACTCAACTCGTCTCGTGACCAAAGAGTGGATGCATTCTGTTACACGTTTGATAGGTGATAATGAAACCAGCATCCAGGAGGAATGTGAGAGCCTTTTCTCTGAACTGGTTCTTGATCGCGTATCAAGGGCTTGTGACAAGAAAGGCAAGAATAGTAGCTTGAACATCGATGCTGAGTCAGTGTATACGGAAAGAGTTCTTGGCCTGCTAAAGGAGCTTTGCGATGGAGAAGTTTCACCATGGGTAAAAAAGATCTGCTTGAGCCTagggaaaaagaagaagctcCAACGGCAAACAGCTACATCACTTCAAAACATCATTAGGGATTCTGAAGCTCAGTGGGTGCACGATTCCATGCCAATGGGGAATTGGACAGCACCCCAGGGTGCCTGGTTTTTGTTGTCCGAGGTATCTGCATTCGTTCCAAAAGCAGTCGACTGGGAGTTCCTTCATCATCATTGGCAGCTTCTTGACAATAATAAGCCAGTTAGTGAACTCCAAAGCCCTATTGGGAGTGGATTTATGGATGAAGAAATGGTTGATGTAGAATCTCATTCAATTACTTGGATGGGAGATCGAGTATATCTTTTGCAGACAATTTCTAATGTCTCCATGGACCTACCTCCCGAACCTGCTGCAGACCTAGCGCAGAACTTCCTCAAAAGACTCGAAAGGTTCAACATGCATCCAACCGAG GTTGATGCTCATATAAAAGCACTCAGAACCTTGTGCAGAAGGAAGGCCTTAAATCAGGAAGAGGCCGAGACCCTTGTAATGAGATGGGTGGATCAACTCCAATACAAAGCCTCCCAAGTCCTAGAATCGTACATGTCGAAAATCTCCAATTCTGATAAAGAAAGTAATCTTCTTACTCCTCCACAGGCCTCTGTAAGTCAGAGAGGATCAAAAACAGCTGACTCGAAGTCATTAGCACAAGCGATAATTGCCATTTATACAATTGGATCATTAGTTATCATCTGCCCCTCAGCCAGCTTAAAAGATCTCGTTCCAACCGTACACTCCATCATAACGTCGGGGAAttctgatccaaaatctagcaAACTACCTACTCTTGCAGTTTCTGTTAAGCAGCTCGCCCCCTCCTTATATGTACATGCATGGCTGGCTATGGGCAAGATCTGTCTAGCCGATGGGAAACTTGCAAAGCGCTACATTCCTCTTTTCGTGCAG GAGCTTGAAAAGAGCGAATCTGCTACAGTTCGCAACAACATTGTTGTGACGATGGCGGATTTCTGTGTGCGATACACTGCTATGGTGGACTG TTATATGTCAAAGATCACAAAGTGCCTACGCGATCCTTGTGAGCTAGTAAGAAGGCAGACATTTATCCTACTAGGAAGGCTATTACAG CGCGACTATGTGAAGTGGAGAGGGCTGCTCTTCCTCAGATTTTTGTTGTGTTTAGTTGATGAATCGGAGAAAATCCGACAACTAGCAGCTTTCCTCTTTGGGAACATCTTGAAAG CAAAGGCCCCTCTTTTAGCCTACAACAGCTTTGTGGAGTCCATCTTCGTGTTGAACGACTGCAACGCTCACACCGGGCGTAGCAACTCCACCAGCTCGCGCAATGAGAACCGTCTCTTCACTATAAG GGGAAACGACGAGCAGTCGAGGTCTCAACGGATGCACATCTACTCGACTCTCCTGAAGCAAATGGCTCCGGAGCACCTCTTGGCCACCTTCGCCAAAGTATGCGCTGAGATTCTTGCTGCTGCGTCTGATGGCATGCTTTCTCTAGAGGATACAACAGCCCAGTCTGTTATACAG GATGCGTTCCTAGTCCTCTCGAGCAAGGAGATCCGGATCCAGTCGAGCCATGGGGCATCATCGGAGGCAGCAGAGATCGAAGAAGAAGGCGGAGATGGAGGAGGAACATCCACTTCTGCCTCGAAAGGGAGGGCCATAACACAAGCAGTGAGGAAAGGCCTAATCCAGAACGCGATCCCCATCTTCATCGAGCTCAAACGCCTCCTCGAGAGCAAGAACAGCCCCCTCCTCGGCGCCCTCATGGACTGCCTCCGGATCCTGCTGAAGGACTACAAGAACGAGATCGATGACATCTTGGTCGCTGACCGGCAGCTGCAGAAGGAACTCGTCTACGACATGCAGAGGTACGAGTCCATGAAGGCCAAGAACACGGCCGCTGATGCAGTTGCCACGGTGAGGAGGTCGGAGGCGTTCCAGTCCCCCAACGGTGTGGCAAAGGCAAAGGAGACGACGAATCCCAACACGATAAGGAGCAAGCTGCCACGGAACCTACAGAGCAACTCCAAAGTTGCCTCGGCCGTGGCTGATGCTGCAGCGGCCGCCACAGCGCGGTCCGTGCTCAGGGAGGTGCATGCGGGCGCCTCCACGCCTCTCGGCTC
- the LOC130991919 gene encoding uncharacterized protein LOC130991919 — protein MIAPTVHYHHNTVVFPSNYEGNTSAVYGNDSLNADALLRTYGSPQGSNSIRQTRVDRVVMQDTSISRPNAGEVRAVYHRTRFRNNLPSSTIVDSELIHQRREENSVHTNTTAYESLLSYESYGDPSLELSLTTNSSEDRSQEEQH, from the exons ATGATAGCCCCTACAGTGCACTATCACCATAACACTGTAGTGTTCCCTTCAAATTATGAAGGCAACACTTCAGCCGTTTATGGCAACGATTCCTTGAATGCCGATGCACTGCTAAGGACTTATGGTAGCCCACAAGGTTCCAACTCCATCCGACAAACTAGGGTCGATCGCGTAGTAATGCAAGACACATCTATTTCAAG GCCAAATGCTGGAGAAGTTAGAGCAGTTTATCATCGTACTCGTTTCCGTAACAATTTGCCATCTTCAACGATAGTTGATAGCGAGCTAATCCACCAAAGACGAGAAGAAAATAGCGTGCACACCAATACGACGGCATACGAGTCGCTCTTGTCTTACGAGTCATACGGCGATCCGTCTTTAGAGCTTTCGCTGACGACAAATTCGAGTGAGGATCGATCTCAAGAGGAGCAACATTAG